The genome window GTCAAAAACAACACGCGTACTGTCAGGTGCCGCCCATAGCCGCACGCCATTGACCTGCAATGAACCGGCATTCGCGACAGATGTCAGTAGCAAAAACAGCAGCAGGCCGAAGCGCTTCACTTTTCTTTTTCCTTCCGGTTAATAAACGCCATGGTGAAAGATATAGCGCATTCTATGATAAATTTCAACAAATCTCTTTAAATCTCACCGGGATAGACCCGATACTTGGGAATTCAAGTGAAGCATTGGTTGGGGCTGTGTATATGAGTTGATTTTTTGCTATGGAATAACCTGGAGAGTCTCTGGTTAATGCGCTTTCCGTCATACCGGCGCAGGCCGGTATCCATCTTATTGAAACCACTGGATTCCGGCCTACGCCGGAATGACGGATCGTATGGGTATGACAGATTAATGGGTATTACGGATTAATGTGTACGATGTATCGATCAGAGGCTCCCGAGACAGCGGGCAACTTGTTCTCCGCGGGGTGAGAGTGCTTCCAGCATCAGTCGCCTGCCCTGCCCTTCTGCGCTCAGGCGAATATCCACATCCGGCTCCGGCAACACCCCCTCACCACGCTGCGGCCACTCGATCAGGCACACACTCTCACCGTCGAACAGATCTCGCAGCCCGATCCACTCCAATTCATCAGGGTCGGACAGACGGTAGAGATCAAGGTGATACACCCTTCCGTGTTCGGTCTGGTAGGGCTCGATCAGGGTATAGGTCGGACTCTTTACCCGACCCTGGTGACCCAGGCCTCGCAGGTAGCCGCGCACCAGTGTGGTCTTGCCGGCGCCAAGGTCGCCGTACAGGTATACCAGTAGCCCCGCCTGCTGACAGCTTGCCAGGCGGCGGCCAAAGACTTCGGTCGCTTCGGGATTTTCCAGGCGGACATCAAGTGCGGCCATTGAGCCCCTCGCGCAACAGCGGCATGAGATCACCGGCCAGCAGCCCCCGCTCGCCGCCCGCTGCGGCGGCCCGGTCTGCGGCCTGCGCATGAAGGCAGACCGCAGCACGCGCCGCATCACCCGCCATAAGCCCCTGCGCAAGCAGTGCACCAATCACACCGCTGAGCACATCGCCCATACCACCGCTGGCCATGCCGGGGTTGCCGGCAGCACAAATCGCGGGCAGACCACCATCGCCAATCAGCGTTCCTGCACCTTTCAGTACAATGGTTCCGCCATACTTTGCACGCAGTGATTCGAGTGCAGAAAATCGATCCTGCTGGATGGCTTTTGTACTGCTACCGAGCAAACGTGCAGCCTCACCGGGATGCGGCGTGAGTATCCAGTTATCACGCTTCAGGGGATCACGTGCAAGCAAATTGAGGGCATCGGCATCCAGTACCAGCGGCAATGCCGTTTCCAACACCCTTTCAAGTAACTGCCTTGACCAGGGTGATTGTCCAAGGCCGGGGCCGATCACTACCACACTGGCATGTTGCAGTAATGGCGCCAACTCATCGGTATGCATGACAGCCCGCACCATGAACTCCCAGCGACCGGCATTCAGTCCATTTGCGTTATCACGGTGAGTTGCAACGGAAACCAGTCCGGCACCACAGCGGGCTGCGGCCTCGGCAGCGAGACGCGGTGCACCTGGCATGCCGGCGCCACCACCAACAACCAGTACATAACCAAAATCACCTTTATGACTACTACGTGCGCGGGGCAGAGCAAGTGGACCGAGTGGTGGCTGTTGCAGCAGGCAGGCATGTGCCGGCTGGCGCTCGTAGACAGCTGCCGGAACGTCCAGGTCAGAAAAATCGACAGCGCCCGTACAATCCACGCCGCGTGCGGTATACAGACCACGTTTGCGGCCAATAAAGGTCAGGGTCCGCTGCGCACGCACGGCGATACCGCAGATGTCTCCGCTGTCCGCGTCCAGGCCGCTGGGGATATCGACAGCCAGCACCGGGGCCGACCGGGCATTCAGCACCTCGATGGCTTGCCGCCAGCGCCCTTCCACGACGCGTGTCAGCCCGGTGCCAAGCATGGCGTCGACGTGTAAGGACGCCGCTATCAGCTCACCTTCAAAAGCCGTCGCTTCACCACCTGCGGCTGTAAAATCTGTGAAAGCCTTTGCCGCATCACCTTTCAACAGCCCGGGATCACCGAGGTACTGCACACTGACCGCGCGCTCCGCCTCACGCAGCAGGCGCGCCAGCACATAACCGTCACCGCCGTTGTTGCCTGCACCACACAAAATATTGATTTGTGTGCAGGCAGGCCAGTTTGTGGCAAT of Thiogranum longum contains these proteins:
- the tsaE gene encoding tRNA (adenosine(37)-N6)-threonylcarbamoyltransferase complex ATPase subunit type 1 TsaE — protein: MAALDVRLENPEATEVFGRRLASCQQAGLLVYLYGDLGAGKTTLVRGYLRGLGHQGRVKSPTYTLIEPYQTEHGRVYHLDLYRLSDPDELEWIGLRDLFDGESVCLIEWPQRGEGVLPEPDVDIRLSAEGQGRRLMLEALSPRGEQVARCLGSL
- a CDS encoding NAD(P)H-hydrate dehydratase, producing the protein MTESGALPLYTAAGVRELDRLAIEGEGIAGYTLMCRAGQALFNSIATNWPACTQINILCGAGNNGGDGYVLARLLREAERAVSVQYLGDPGLLKGDAAKAFTDFTAAGGEATAFEGELIAASLHVDAMLGTGLTRVVEGRWRQAIEVLNARSAPVLAVDIPSGLDADSGDICGIAVRAQRTLTFIGRKRGLYTARGVDCTGAVDFSDLDVPAAVYERQPAHACLLQQPPLGPLALPRARSSHKGDFGYVLVVGGGAGMPGAPRLAAEAAARCGAGLVSVATHRDNANGLNAGRWEFMVRAVMHTDELAPLLQHASVVVIGPGLGQSPWSRQLLERVLETALPLVLDADALNLLARDPLKRDNWILTPHPGEAARLLGSSTKAIQQDRFSALESLRAKYGGTIVLKGAGTLIGDGGLPAICAAGNPGMASGGMGDVLSGVIGALLAQGLMAGDAARAAVCLHAQAADRAAAAGGERGLLAGDLMPLLREGLNGRT